One segment of Manihot esculenta cultivar AM560-2 chromosome 4, M.esculenta_v8, whole genome shotgun sequence DNA contains the following:
- the LOC122723462 gene encoding MAP7 domain-containing protein 1-like: METVLPRLSGRPSPQFAVRAPKRFWADERSAPSSEKKKEISLMPPSPSFDINGSGENDQLIVPFDVKYHTGTLPYSSMTLSELPDVVNIESPSEAASSKEVSRPPAKASSQASKPSSRSTKSSRPSSRVERGTAHSSGEGSGGKSKSPIEDKEASGKGLEIVLIEDSAPEVPTQDAPAPARTELEGSEGVPSKTGDKRPAPSGTAAPSPARKKSRAAAGSSPALPSIGKGKSVAAEPPLFSSDNSLKASDITSESPASAVADFLKEQMFGGVTEASDPRLLALTGLLASSTKEQTSFQSRSREELGSSIREMLLMVTGLLMEVDIRDRSLRESVDRRIEEARLEENISATNDARGNLVAAREQIQSLQVELHSALEALKKAEEKAAETAKHTSSLEAELSRTRGVLKVSDERAAALEVRCKGVSEQLSSMADALQERNEALSQKAEVQRQYDALKADLEGLQTRLNEVETQREMALARVQSAEISSEESELEGEDVEVLGSKDDDPVSEGENPNLGSEVAPAVNIESSDPRDTELPADMTANRDNVGEEVLTNINKFLRL; encoded by the exons ATGGAAACTGTTTTACCCAGGTTGTCTGGCCGACCTTCTCCTCAGTTTGCTGTCCGAGCTCCAAAGAGGTTCTGGGCCGATGAAAGGTCTGCTCCTTCTTccgagaagaaaaaggaaatttccTTAATGCCCCCGTCgccttcttttgatataaatggaagtgggGAGAATGATCAACTTATTGTTCcctttgatgtgaagtacca TACTG gtacgcttccttatTCTTCCATGACCCTTTCAgagcttcctgatgttgttaacATTGAATCAC CTTCCGAA GCTGCTTCCTCCAAGGaggttagccgacctcccgCCAAAGCTTCTTCTCAAGCTTCAAAGCCGAGCTCCCGCAGCACCAAGTCGTCTCGGCCATCTAGCCGTG TGGAGCGGGGTACTGCCCATTCTTCTGGAGAGGGATCGGGGGGAAAATCTAAGTCCCCTATTGAAGACAAAGAGGCCTCAGGGAAAGGGCTGGAGATCGTCCTTATAGAGGACTCAGCTCCAGAGGTTCCTACCCaagatgcccctgcccctgcGAGGACTGAACTTGAGGGTTCTGAGGGCGTTCCATCTAAGACCGGGGACAAGCGCCCAGCCCCTTCTGGAACAGCTgccccatctcctgctcggaagaagtccAGGGCTGCTGCAGGGTCTTCTCCGGCTCTTCCTTCCATTGGGAAAGGAAAAAGTGTGGCTGCCGAGCCTCCGTTGTTTTCTTCTGACAATTCTCTGAAAGCATCGGACATTACCTCcgagtctccggccagtgctgttgcTGACTTTCTCAAAGAGCAAATGTTTGGTGGAGTTACAGAGGCTTCGGACCCTCGCcttcttgccctgactggtctcttagccagtTCTACTAAGGAGCAAACATCCTTCcagtctcgctctcgtgaggagctcggatcctcGATTAgggaaatgcttctgatg gtgacgggcctccTTATGGAGGTGGATATCCGTGATCGTTCCCTCCGGGAGTCTGTAGAccgccggattgaagaggcgcGTCTGGAGGAAAACATATCTGCAACCAATGACGCGAGGGGGAATCTGGTAGCCgctcgggagcagatccagtccctCCAAGTGGAATTGCACTCTGCACTGGAAGCCCTAAAAAAAGCTGAGGAAAAAGCAGCTGAGACAGCAAAGCATACCTCGTCCttagaagcagagctgtctcGGACTCGTGGGGTCCTCAAagtgtctgatgagagggcagctgccttGGAGGTTCGCTGCAAAGGAGTTTCGgaacagctgtcctctatggcAGATGCTCTTCAAGAGAGGAATGAGGCTTTGAGCCAAAAGgctgaggtccagcgccagTATGATGCCTTAAAGGCAGATCTTGAAGGACTTCAGACTCGTCTGAATGAAGTGGAAACTCAAAGAGAGATGGCCCTAGCTCGGGTACAG TCAGCTGAGATTTCTTCGGAAGAGTCCGAGCTAGAAGGAGAGGACGTGGAAGTCCTTGGGTCGAAGGATGATGACCCTGTTTCTGAGGGGGAGAACCCTAACCTTGGGTCAGAGGTTGCTCCTGCTGTTAATATTGAGAGCTCTGATCCAAGGGATACCGAGCTTCCTGCAGATATGACTGCCAATAGAGATAATGTAGGCGAGGAGGTTTTAActaat ATAAACAAATTTCTTCGTTTATGA
- the LOC110613307 gene encoding probable galacturonosyltransferase 3 — protein MESPTFSFWTSASLLPFSLVLFHVVLIGAESSVNPPVQVEPKAYQPLFDCEGHDGKDQDTFSGARLGNPLDEKDIDIIATYSGTSGDIQIRRVKMKDLSASWVLENPIDKGHNQPKASSTSKDSFQSVPKLQDNVEHSGNQQLPNLATSPVRLQRRLLRQRRRDLRTALLVREDEEADNQTRAAAIKQSESLDTTVKGKYSIWRRDYENTHSDAVLKLMRDQIIMAKAYANIAKSNNETSLYDLLMKHSRESRHAIGEATSDAELHPSALAQAKAMGHVLSIAKDRLYDCPTMLRKLRAMLQSSEENVNAVKKKSAFLIQLAAKTITKPLHCLPLRLAADYFLLGYQNREYPNKEKLEDPSLYHYAIFSDNVLATSVVVNSTVLHAIDPGKHVFHIVTDKLNFAAMKMWFLVNPPAKATVHVQNIDDFKWLNSSYCSVLRQLESARVKEYYFKANHPSSLTAGSDNLKYRNPKYLSMLNHLRFYLPEVYPKLDKILFLDDDIVVQKDLTPLWSVDLKGMVNGAVETCKESFHRFDKYLNFSNPKIFENFSPNACGWAFGMNIFDLKEWRRQNITGIYHHWQDLNEDRTLWKLGTLPPGLITFYNLTCPLDRRWHALGLGYDPALNQTEIEDAAVVHYNGNYKPWLDLAITKYKSYWSKYVKYDNPYLQLCNISE, from the exons ATGGAATCTCCTACTTTTTCATTCTGGACCTCGGCTTCTCTGCTGCCCTTCTCACTG GTTCTTTTTCATGTTGTTCTGATCGGTGCAGAGTCTTCAGTTAATCCTCCCGT TCAAGTAGAGCCAAAAGCATATCAGCCATTGTTTGATTGTGAAGGACATGATGGAAAG GATCAGGATACATTTTCTGGTGCTAGACTTGGAAATCCTCTGGATGAAAAG GACATTGACATAATTGCAACATATAGTGGCACTTCTGGCGATATTCAGATTAGGAGGGTGAAAATGAAGGACTTGTCTGCTTCCTGGGTTTTGGAAAATCCCATAGATAAAGGCCATAATCAGCCAAAGGCTTCCTCG ACATCAAAGGACTCATTTCAATCtgttcccaaacttcaagatAATGTTGAGCATTCTGGGAATCAACAACTTCCTAATTTAGCAACAAGTCCAGTGAGGCTGCAGCGTCGG CTATTGAGGCAAAGAAGGAGGGATCTTCGAACTGCATTGCTAGTTCGGGAAGATGAAGAAGCGGACAACCAGACAAGAGCAGCAGCAATAAAACAATCTGAAAGCTTGGACACCACTGTCAAGGGAAAGTACAGTATATGGAGAAGAGACTATGAGAATACACATTCTGATGCTGTGTTGAAACTAATGCGGGATCAGATTATTATGGCTAAAGCATATGCAAATATAGCCAAATCTAATAATGAAACCAGCCTTTATGACTTGCTTATGAAACATTCTAGAGAAAGTCGACATGCTATTGGAGAGGCTACATCAGATGCTGAGCTCCACCCTAG TGCACTTGCTCAAGCTAAAGCAATGGGTCATGTGCTCTCTATAGCAAAGGATAGATTGTATGACTGTCCTACTATGTTGCGGAAGTTACGTGCTATGCTTCAGTCAAGTGAAGAGAATGTAAATGCTGTGAAGAAGAAGAGTGCCTTCTTGATTCAACTAGCTGCAAAAACAATTACAAAACCATTGCATTGTCTTCCTTTGCGGCTTGCTGCTGACTATTTCTTGCTCGGTTATCAAAATAGAGAGTATCCAAACAAAGAAAAGCTTGAGGATCCCTCTCTTTATCACTATGCCATCTTTTCTGATAATGTACTAGCAACATCTGTGGTGGTTAATTCCACAGTGCTTCATGCAATAGATCCCGGAAAACACGTTTTCCATATAGTCACAGATAAATTGAACTTTGCAGCAATGAAAATGTGGTTTCTTGTCAACCCCCCTGCAAAAGCAACAGTACATGTTCAGAatattgatgattttaagtgGTTGAATTCCTCGTACTGTTCTGTTCTACGTCAGCTTGAATCTGCCAGGGTTAAAGAATACTACTTCAAGGCGAATCATCCTTCCTCCCTCACTGCTGGGTCTGATAATCTCAAATACAGGAATCCAAAATATTTGTCTATGCTGAATCATCTTAGATTCTACCTCCCTGAAGTTTATCCAAAGCTAGATAAGATCCTTTTTTTGGATGACGATATTGTGGTTCAGAAGGATTTGACGCCGCTTTGGTCTGTTGATCTGAAGGGGATGGTGAATGGTGCAGTGGAGACTTGTAAGGAGAGCTTTCATAGATTTGATAAGTATCTCAATTTCTCTAATCCAAAGATATTTGAGAATTTCAGTCCAAATGCTTGTGGTTGGGCATTTGGAATGAACATTTTTGACTTGAAGGAGTGGAGAAGACAAAATATCACTGGAATATATCATCATTGGCAAGATCTG AATGAGGATAGAACTCTTTGGAAGTTGGGAACATTGCCTCCTGGATTGATCACTTTCTATAATCTAACCTGTCCGTTGGATCGTCGCTGGCATGCCCTGGGACTTGGTTATGACCCAGCCCTTAACCAAACTGAGATTGAAGATGCAGCTGTAGTTCATTACAATGGAAATTACAAGCCTTGGTTGGATTTGGCTATCACCAAGTACAAGTCTTACTGGTCTAAATATGTAAAGTATGATAACCCTTATCTCCAACTTTGCAACATTAGCGAATGA
- the LOC110613881 gene encoding uncharacterized protein LOC110613881 — protein MVQQTADSNFNEYRRGDTESNSSSCDKQFPVAVKKTALRDVQNDNRIPNPIGTSPLPMDSGQAMDAVKVSGIKRPSPKSPVSSPHHQSASSNAANAQLVYVRRKSEAETGKSSICDGRSINADCTNSRQLDLAEENMQPKPHIKESKVSCFPAFAPLPVASLTSSSGKPSVPHPVGSSNMRFTPTESNYNHVASAVPLSNNLKGMRNLQWEERYHQLQVLLKKLDESDQEDYVQMLRSLSSVELSRHAVELEKRSIQLSLEEAKEMQRVGVLNVLGKSMKNIKASATCQGQP, from the exons ATGGTTCAGCAAACAGCAGACTCAAATTTCAATGAGTATAGGCGTGGTGACACTGAAAGCAACTCATCCAGTTGTGATAAGCAATTTCCTGTTGCAGTAAAGAAAACAGCATTGCGAGATGTGCAGAATGATAATAGAATTCCCAATCCTATTGGGACTTCTCCATTACCCATGGATAGTGGACAAGCTATGGATGCAGTTAAGGTTTCTGGCATCAAGAGACCCTCtcctaaaagcccagtgagctcaCCACATCACCAATCTGCTAGTAGTAATGCTGCAAATGCTCAACTTGTCTATGTTCGTAGAAAATCTGAAGCAGAAACAGGCAAGAGTAGTATTTGTGATGGCAGAAGTATTAATGCTGATTGCACCAATTCAAGGCAACTTGACCTTGCAGAGGAGAACATGCAACCAAAACCACATATTAAGGAGTCAAAGGTTTCTTGTTTTCCAGCATTTGCACCTTTGCCTGTGGCTTCCTTGACAAGTTCATCTGGAAAACCTTCAGTTCCTCATCCTGTTGGCAGCTCTAATATGAGGTTCACACCAACAGAGTCCAACTATAATCATGTTGCTTCTGCTGTCCCTTTGTCAAATAATTTGAAGGGAATGAGAAACCTGCAATGGGAAGAGCGGTATCATCAGTTGCAAGTTTTACTAAAGAAATTAGATGAATCAGATCAAGAGGattatgttcaga TGCTGCGTTCACTTTCCTCAGTTGAGCTTAGCAGGCATGCCGTTGAATTGGAGAAGAGGTCCATTCAACTGTCTCTAGAAGAAG CAAAAGAGATGCAAAGGGTTGGGGTTCTGAATGTACTGGGAAAGTCCATGAAGAACATTAAAGCATCTGCAACTTGTCAAGGCCAACCATAG